A single genomic interval of Bradyrhizobium japonicum USDA 6 harbors:
- a CDS encoding helix-turn-helix transcriptional regulator — MSQPLLLSPQPKHGDTQATATADDTDFRSAMAMASIAPLPKVIAPATVSRGDDLSSLDATTIAFERLGLVIAIEGQPRRSSSISRCNPARDTGWLRVEIPWQRAVMTAPSSVTTAPICNDDPVVQRLSEALVSMERLKATHSALCVDALRFAVIARLLALRSEAQPRFDERARVGQCTSERPVQGLQKWRLKRVLDYIETHFRKKIVLADLAAAAGLSRMHFAAQFRAATGCRPHEYILRHRIQRSKDLLRGCEMPIVEVALTVGFQSQAHFTTTFRRFAGDTPSRWRDAAAAGFDL; from the coding sequence ATGTCTCAGCCATTATTATTGTCGCCACAACCGAAGCATGGCGACACCCAGGCGACCGCCACCGCGGACGACACAGATTTCCGCTCGGCCATGGCAATGGCGTCGATCGCGCCGCTTCCGAAGGTCATCGCCCCTGCCACCGTTTCGCGCGGGGACGATCTGTCCTCCCTTGATGCAACGACGATTGCCTTCGAGCGGCTCGGTCTGGTCATCGCGATCGAAGGGCAGCCACGGCGCAGCTCCAGCATATCACGGTGTAATCCGGCGCGCGACACCGGCTGGCTGCGCGTTGAAATCCCGTGGCAACGCGCGGTCATGACTGCACCTAGTTCTGTGACAACGGCGCCCATTTGTAATGACGATCCGGTTGTTCAGCGCCTGTCCGAAGCTCTCGTCTCGATGGAGCGATTGAAGGCCACCCATAGCGCCCTTTGCGTCGACGCCCTGCGATTTGCCGTCATTGCCCGGCTCCTTGCCTTGCGGTCCGAGGCGCAGCCGAGGTTCGACGAGCGAGCCCGCGTCGGCCAATGCACTTCTGAAAGGCCGGTCCAGGGATTGCAGAAGTGGCGGCTCAAGCGAGTGCTCGACTATATCGAGACTCACTTCCGCAAGAAAATCGTGCTGGCGGATCTTGCCGCGGCTGCGGGCCTGAGCCGGATGCATTTCGCCGCCCAGTTCCGCGCCGCGACGGGTTGCAGGCCGCACGAATATATCTTGCGGCACCGGATACAGCGTTCCAAGGATCTGCTGCGGGGCTGCGAGATGCCGATTGTTGAGGTCGCGCTCACAGTGGGTTTTCAAAGCCAGGCCCACTTCACGACGACGTTCAGGCGCTTCGCGGGTGACACGCCGAGTCGATGGCGAGATGCCGCTGCGGCTGGATTCGATCTTTGA
- a CDS encoding winged helix-turn-helix domain-containing protein, giving the protein MSPSPAVRTYSFGNWLIDCQRRELKCDNITVPIGSRAFEILEKLASCAGHLVTKDDLIGSVWSGLAVENNTLQVHISAVRKALGKDRDLLKTISGRGYTLAGTWRSGHLDQPAATSVSVPTVDSFSSNLPNTRAPLIGREDCLSEIAELMFAYRAVTLVGPGGIGKTKLAIELARLVASSFDGAVALVELATLHDPGLATSTTARALKLALSDKEVSAACIAQAIGSRRLLLILDNCEHVIDVAAQIASAALRYCPNVTILSTSREGLRIDGEYVAAIPPLSVPDSGLRDPGLLLQASAVQLFVARTQALRANFSPGADDLLKVAAICRRLDGIPLALEFAAAQAANLGVDTVLLRLDRRMELLSGGRRDQLPRHKTLRATLDWSYDLLSPDEQRLLCWLAVFPAGFTLDAAIAMMADALSRSDVIETLFNLVGKSLVSLDPSFEGRWRLLETTRAYALEKLAEAGLCEQASRRHAGFLRQLIMPLGDASPASDDLARLAQEIGNVHAALDWAFAPGGDAALGVELTAGFVPVWMQLLSFMECSTRIEHALAHLDGKLTCNPRLKAQLYVALGFALLNTTGSADRMKAALNIGLALGEELSDLELQLKAVWTLWSYNLNSGQYDAAKNVGERYLEIALRTGNPANETVGRRLIGAATHFYGAQEEARRELTLSLNHSAHGLKDGTNQMWFLLNQSVLAKAMLARVLLLQGKIAQSRSLAAECLEEAQREKDKLAIAYALRNAVCPIALMTHDVATADQAIASLLELVTREGIAFWTSWTSCLKGQLLVLQGRHHDGIELLRSGLKARAENGWLMRNPEFLGSLAEGLFAVGETAQALAAVEDALTISRQGQQLWCLADLLRIKGEILLADGSSDRSRSEVLFSEGLSVAREQQCRFYELKVAAAWARIMAASDRQQTALDLVGPVSALFDREVDLPALAFARGLAASPGISISTCGDDGAPSCTCH; this is encoded by the coding sequence ATGTCGCCTTCGCCCGCCGTACGAACCTACTCTTTCGGTAACTGGCTTATCGATTGCCAGCGGAGAGAGCTGAAGTGCGACAACATCACGGTCCCGATCGGAAGCCGCGCATTCGAGATTCTCGAGAAACTGGCGAGTTGCGCCGGTCACCTGGTGACCAAGGATGATTTGATCGGAAGTGTCTGGTCAGGCCTGGCCGTCGAAAACAACACGCTCCAGGTTCATATCTCCGCCGTCCGCAAGGCGCTGGGCAAAGATCGCGATCTCCTCAAGACAATCTCGGGCCGTGGATATACCCTCGCCGGGACCTGGCGAAGCGGGCATTTGGATCAGCCCGCAGCGACATCGGTATCCGTCCCTACCGTCGACTCCTTTTCGAGTAACCTGCCGAACACGCGCGCTCCTCTCATCGGGCGCGAGGATTGCCTGAGCGAAATTGCCGAACTTATGTTCGCATATCGGGCCGTGACTTTGGTCGGCCCGGGCGGCATCGGGAAAACAAAGCTGGCCATCGAACTTGCGCGCCTGGTCGCATCATCATTCGATGGTGCGGTGGCGCTGGTCGAGCTCGCGACCTTGCATGATCCGGGACTTGCGACATCGACCACCGCGCGGGCGCTCAAGCTGGCCTTGAGTGACAAGGAGGTTTCGGCCGCCTGCATCGCCCAGGCTATCGGGTCACGGCGTCTGCTTCTCATCTTGGACAATTGCGAGCATGTCATCGACGTCGCTGCACAGATCGCGAGTGCTGCACTTCGCTATTGTCCGAATGTCACAATTCTTTCGACCAGTCGGGAAGGCCTCCGCATCGATGGCGAATACGTCGCGGCCATCCCGCCGCTGTCGGTTCCTGACTCTGGTTTGCGTGATCCCGGTTTGCTGTTGCAGGCAAGCGCCGTGCAGCTCTTCGTCGCTCGCACACAGGCGCTACGCGCGAACTTCTCTCCGGGCGCGGACGATCTGCTGAAAGTGGCTGCCATCTGTCGCCGGCTCGACGGAATTCCGCTTGCGCTGGAATTTGCCGCGGCTCAGGCCGCGAATCTTGGGGTTGACACCGTCTTGCTTCGCCTGGACAGGCGAATGGAGTTGCTGAGCGGCGGCCGCAGGGACCAACTGCCGCGGCACAAGACCCTGCGAGCGACGCTGGACTGGAGCTACGATCTGTTGTCGCCCGACGAGCAAAGGCTGTTGTGCTGGCTCGCGGTGTTTCCGGCAGGGTTCACACTCGATGCGGCCATTGCAATGATGGCCGACGCGTTGTCCCGGTCGGACGTCATCGAAACACTGTTCAATCTGGTCGGAAAATCGCTGGTCTCGCTCGATCCCTCCTTCGAAGGGCGGTGGCGTCTGCTGGAGACCACCCGCGCTTACGCCCTGGAGAAGCTGGCAGAAGCAGGGCTGTGCGAGCAGGCCAGCAGGCGGCATGCAGGCTTTCTCAGGCAGCTCATCATGCCACTGGGCGATGCCTCCCCCGCCTCCGACGATCTCGCCCGCCTTGCCCAGGAAATTGGAAACGTGCATGCGGCGCTCGACTGGGCCTTCGCACCCGGCGGCGATGCCGCGCTCGGCGTAGAACTGACGGCCGGCTTTGTGCCGGTGTGGATGCAACTGCTGTCCTTCATGGAATGCTCGACCCGGATCGAGCACGCTCTCGCCCATCTCGACGGGAAGCTGACCTGCAATCCAAGGCTCAAGGCGCAGCTCTATGTCGCGCTGGGGTTCGCGCTTCTCAATACGACTGGCTCGGCGGATCGCATGAAAGCGGCCCTGAACATCGGCCTTGCGCTCGGCGAAGAGCTGTCCGATCTCGAGCTTCAGCTCAAGGCTGTTTGGACGCTGTGGAGCTATAATCTCAACTCGGGCCAATACGACGCGGCCAAGAATGTCGGAGAGCGATATCTGGAGATCGCCCTTCGCACGGGAAACCCCGCCAACGAGACGGTAGGCCGCCGCCTGATCGGCGCCGCCACCCATTTTTACGGCGCACAGGAGGAAGCTCGACGCGAACTGACCCTCTCCCTGAACCACTCGGCTCATGGATTGAAGGACGGCACGAACCAGATGTGGTTCCTGCTCAACCAGAGCGTCCTAGCAAAGGCCATGTTAGCCCGCGTGCTGCTGCTCCAGGGAAAGATCGCCCAAAGCAGATCCCTGGCCGCGGAATGCCTCGAGGAGGCGCAGCGTGAGAAGGACAAGCTCGCGATCGCTTACGCGCTCCGGAACGCCGTGTGCCCCATTGCGCTGATGACGCATGATGTCGCCACTGCCGATCAAGCGATCGCGTCTCTCCTCGAGCTCGTCACGCGCGAGGGAATAGCTTTCTGGACGAGCTGGACGTCCTGCCTGAAGGGGCAGTTGCTCGTCCTGCAAGGCAGACATCACGATGGAATAGAGCTGCTGCGCAGCGGACTGAAAGCGCGGGCCGAGAACGGCTGGCTGATGCGCAATCCCGAATTTCTCGGATCGCTCGCCGAAGGACTGTTCGCGGTCGGCGAGACTGCGCAGGCCCTGGCCGCCGTGGAAGATGCCCTGACCATCTCCCGGCAAGGCCAGCAATTATGGTGCCTTGCTGATCTGCTGCGGATCAAGGGCGAGATCCTGCTTGCCGATGGCTCGTCAGATCGGTCCCGCTCGGAAGTCCTGTTCTCCGAGGGCCTGTCCGTTGCCAGAGAGCAGCAATGCCGCTTCTACGAGCTGAAGGTCGCGGCAGCCTGGGCAAGGATCATGGCGGCGTCGGACCGCCAGCAGACCGCGCTTGATCTCGTCGGTCCGGTCAGCGCTCTGTTCGATCGGGAGGTCGATCTTCCCGCGCTCGCCTTTGCGCGCGGTCTCGCTGCAAGTCCGGGCATCTCGATTTCGACATGCGGCGACGACGGGGCCCCGTCCTGCACCTGCCACTAG
- a CDS encoding ABC transporter substrate-binding protein, whose product MSISRRQVLGGVGASVFSPGIIRAQGTRPIRIGEINSYSSAPAFTLPYRRGWQLAVEQLNASGGLLGRELQVISRDDEGKPSVALRAAEELVRRNDVDLLAGAYLSNVGLAISDFARQNRILFVASEPLTDALVWEQGHRYCYRLRPSTYMLAAMLVEEAAQLKATRWATIAPNYEYGQSAVRWFTQLLSRRRPDVEFINSQWPPLGAIDAGVVVNALAQQKPEAILNVTFGPDLARFVRQGNDRGLFEGRHVVSFTTGEPEYLLPLGQDAPEGWIVTGYPVTEVLDPANNAFVSAYSARYGEAPTMGSVVGHALISSIVAPIAKLGRFDTEAMADGFGNVGFETPFGPAIWRSIDHQSTMGTFVGRTTVRGNKGVMVDWKYRDGGTMLPPDAEVLKLRPAT is encoded by the coding sequence ATGAGCATCTCCAGACGACAGGTCTTAGGCGGCGTTGGCGCGTCGGTGTTTTCGCCCGGCATCATCCGCGCCCAGGGCACGAGACCGATCAGGATCGGCGAGATCAACTCCTATAGCAGCGCGCCCGCGTTTACCCTGCCCTATCGTCGCGGCTGGCAGTTGGCGGTCGAACAGCTGAATGCGAGCGGGGGCCTCCTCGGGCGAGAGCTGCAGGTCATCAGCCGGGACGACGAAGGCAAGCCGAGCGTCGCGCTGCGTGCCGCCGAAGAACTGGTGCGGCGGAATGACGTCGATCTTCTGGCAGGCGCATATCTGTCGAATGTCGGACTGGCGATCAGCGACTTCGCCCGGCAAAACCGGATCCTCTTCGTGGCGAGCGAACCGCTCACCGACGCCCTCGTTTGGGAGCAGGGACATCGATATTGTTACCGGCTCCGCCCCTCGACATACATGCTGGCAGCCATGCTGGTGGAGGAGGCAGCTCAATTGAAGGCGACGCGGTGGGCGACGATTGCCCCGAACTACGAATACGGGCAGTCGGCCGTAAGATGGTTCACGCAGCTTCTGAGCCGCCGCCGTCCAGACGTCGAGTTCATCAACAGTCAGTGGCCGCCGCTGGGTGCCATTGATGCCGGCGTGGTCGTCAACGCCCTCGCGCAGCAGAAGCCCGAAGCGATCCTCAACGTCACGTTTGGACCCGATCTCGCCAGATTTGTCCGGCAAGGCAATGATCGTGGCCTGTTCGAAGGGCGACACGTCGTGTCGTTCACGACCGGCGAACCCGAATACCTTCTTCCCCTCGGGCAGGACGCACCGGAAGGATGGATCGTGACCGGCTATCCGGTGACCGAGGTTTTGGATCCCGCCAACAACGCTTTCGTCTCGGCCTATTCCGCACGATATGGCGAGGCTCCCACGATGGGATCCGTGGTCGGTCACGCCTTGATCAGCTCCATCGTGGCGCCGATCGCGAAGCTCGGGAGATTCGATACCGAGGCCATGGCCGACGGCTTTGGCAACGTCGGCTTCGAAACGCCGTTCGGCCCGGCGATTTGGCGTTCCATCGACCATCAGAGCACCATGGGGACCTTCGTCGGCCGCACCACTGTACGGGGCAACAAGGGCGTGATGGTGGACTGGAAATACCGGGACGGTGGAACGATGCTGCCGCCCGACGCCGAAGTCTTGAAGCTACGCCCGGCAACGTGA
- a CDS encoding efflux RND transporter periplasmic adaptor subunit — protein MSDVRVRTNDEEARDPPDAESRRIVELPGKAAPSGRRYGGALLGGGMLLLLVGGLGIGGWRHYQAAREVAAVAEQVRTAIPEVRVAAVRPSGDLMKVTLPATTTAFEAANIFARTSGYIEKRYVDIGDRVKKGDLLAEITAPELDQQIAQAQATLAQNQAALQQAQASRELADVTNARDSNLVKQGWLTAQQGDNDRLTLRAQQAAVGVAQSNITAQEAQIRVLQQEKAYQRVVAPFDGVITQRNVDNGSLVQAGSTFMFTLMHSNVIRTQVFVPQDEAFGVAPGVDADIRVPEIPGRTFPGKVTRIASALQPGSRTLLTEIDVPNPDGALSPGIYCTVELSIPRKTPSVTVSSDALVFDQNGLHVAVVRNGIVHLQHVSIARDFGTTVEVREGLQPGDQVVLNPSVNLAEGSKVTIRKVEVS, from the coding sequence ATGAGCGACGTTCGTGTGCGCACCAATGACGAAGAGGCGAGGGACCCGCCCGATGCGGAGAGCCGCCGTATCGTCGAGCTCCCCGGCAAGGCCGCGCCGTCCGGACGCCGTTACGGCGGCGCGCTGCTCGGAGGAGGGATGCTTCTGCTGCTCGTGGGCGGTCTCGGCATTGGCGGCTGGCGGCACTATCAGGCGGCGCGTGAGGTCGCTGCAGTGGCGGAGCAGGTGAGAACCGCCATTCCGGAGGTGCGGGTGGCGGCGGTACGGCCCAGCGGGGATCTGATGAAGGTTACCTTGCCGGCGACGACGACCGCGTTCGAGGCAGCCAATATCTTCGCGCGGACCAGCGGCTATATCGAAAAGCGCTATGTGGATATCGGCGATCGCGTCAAGAAGGGCGATCTTCTCGCGGAAATCACGGCTCCGGAGCTCGACCAGCAGATCGCCCAGGCCCAGGCGACGCTGGCGCAAAACCAGGCCGCCTTGCAGCAGGCGCAAGCGAGCCGGGAGCTCGCCGACGTCACCAATGCGCGCGACAGCAATCTGGTCAAGCAAGGCTGGCTGACGGCACAGCAGGGGGACAACGATCGTCTCACGTTGCGCGCACAGCAGGCGGCCGTGGGCGTCGCCCAGTCGAACATCACGGCGCAGGAGGCCCAGATTCGAGTCCTCCAGCAGGAGAAGGCCTATCAGCGCGTGGTGGCGCCGTTCGACGGCGTCATCACACAGCGCAACGTGGATAATGGCAGCCTGGTGCAGGCCGGGTCGACCTTCATGTTCACGCTGATGCATTCCAACGTGATCCGAACCCAGGTCTTCGTACCGCAGGACGAAGCCTTCGGAGTCGCGCCGGGCGTCGACGCGGATATTCGCGTCCCCGAGATTCCGGGGCGGACGTTTCCGGGGAAAGTCACACGCATCGCAAGCGCATTGCAGCCGGGAAGCCGGACTCTGCTGACCGAGATCGACGTGCCCAATCCGGACGGTGCTTTGAGTCCCGGTATCTACTGCACGGTCGAGCTGTCGATCCCGCGCAAGACGCCGTCGGTGACAGTCTCGTCCGATGCGCTCGTCTTCGATCAAAACGGTCTTCATGTCGCGGTCGTGCGGAACGGCATCGTTCATCTGCAGCACGTCTCGATCGCACGGGACTTCGGCACCACGGTGGAAGTGCGCGAGGGGCTACAGCCCGGCGACCAGGTCGTGCTCAATCCGTCGGTGAACCTGGCGGAGGGCAGCAAGGTCACCATTCGCAAGGTCGAGGTTAGTTAG
- a CDS encoding efflux RND transporter permease subunit, which translates to MGIVRFALRFPHTFYVLAALILFLGGIAIWSMPTDIFPEIRIPVVTVVWSYTGLSTPEMEQRVSTYSQYSISANVSGIKNIEAQTLNGLSVQKIYFQPDVNLDLAISQIVSATNAIRALMPPGIQPPIIVQFNASSVPVLQLSLESNSLNEQQLYDFGIYRIRQQLAPVPGVTLPTPAGGKYRQIMVDIDPNKLLSRGLTPLDIVNAVNTQNLTLPTGTTKIGDTQYTVRTNATPASIKDLNMIPVKFVNGATIFLKDVAQVRDGSQVQQNIVREDGHRAVLLSVIKNGNASTLAVVNGVKKALSSIRASAPAGMKINELFDQSVFVTHSVDGVLREGAIAAGLTALMILLFLGSWRSTLVVLISIPLAMLSSLVVLYCLGETLNTMTLGGLALAVGILVDDSTVTIENTHRLWTEEGMPLADATLHGAAEIAVPTLVSTLAISCVFTSVVFLEGPAKYLFTPLGLAVVFAMLASYALSRTLTPITIGLLLKSERRHGEGGSPSGIFGRASAMFERGFERLRNGYSDLLLTLLRHRVVVPVVAVLVLGLGATMFVFVGRDFYPLIDGGQIQLHVRAPAGTRIEKTEAIFQAVEDKIREVIPERDRALIVDNIGLPARPYNLAFTDGSTIGVNDGIILVSLKDGHKPTADYVRKLRQVLPEAFPEDTFYFQAADIVTQILNFGLPAQIDVRTVGYGANNLAVAKELQKSLAAIPGVVDAHLQQEVDAPAFYADIDRTRAAQLGLNASTVATNINVSLSSSAQVSPNFWTDPTSGIPYYLAVQTPEYRANSLNALGNTPVSASLAASGQTVPGLLSNVATFKRGSVPTNSNQANVQPVFDVYASVQGRDLGGVAADINKVTSTLQKQLQPGNSIQVLGQIQSMNQSFRNLGIGLLFAAILVYLLMVVNYQNFGDPFVVIMALPATLCGIVTMLFITGTTLNVPSLMGAIMAVGVASANSILLVTFARDEQLKGHSAFQAALSAGRTRIRPVLMTAAAMIVGMIPMALGGPGEEQNAALARAVIGGLLFATPTTLLIVPYLFAMLRKGNDGKPHHGVFEEQPE; encoded by the coding sequence ATGGGAATTGTTCGCTTCGCGCTGCGGTTTCCGCACACGTTCTATGTGCTTGCGGCGCTGATCCTGTTCCTCGGCGGCATCGCGATCTGGTCGATGCCGACGGACATTTTTCCGGAGATCCGCATCCCCGTCGTCACGGTGGTGTGGAGCTACACGGGCCTGTCGACGCCTGAGATGGAGCAGCGCGTCAGCACTTACAGCCAGTATTCGATCAGCGCCAATGTCAGCGGCATCAAGAACATCGAGGCGCAAACCCTCAACGGCCTGTCGGTTCAGAAGATCTACTTCCAGCCGGACGTCAATCTCGACCTCGCGATTTCGCAGATCGTCTCGGCAACCAACGCCATCCGCGCCCTGATGCCGCCCGGCATTCAGCCGCCGATCATCGTGCAGTTCAATGCATCGAGCGTACCGGTGCTGCAGCTCAGCCTCGAGTCCAATAGTCTGAACGAGCAGCAATTATACGATTTCGGTATCTATCGTATCCGGCAGCAATTGGCGCCCGTTCCGGGCGTGACGCTGCCCACGCCTGCCGGCGGCAAGTACCGCCAGATCATGGTCGACATCGATCCGAACAAGCTCCTGTCGCGCGGGTTGACGCCGCTCGACATCGTCAACGCGGTGAACACCCAGAACCTGACGCTGCCCACCGGCACGACGAAAATCGGCGACACCCAGTACACCGTTCGAACCAACGCCACGCCGGCCTCGATCAAGGATCTCAACATGATCCCGGTCAAGTTCGTGAACGGGGCCACGATCTTCCTGAAGGATGTGGCCCAGGTTCGGGACGGCTCCCAGGTCCAGCAGAACATCGTGCGCGAGGACGGTCATCGCGCCGTCCTGCTCAGCGTGATCAAGAACGGAAATGCCTCGACGCTCGCCGTCGTCAACGGGGTGAAGAAGGCCTTGAGTTCGATTCGCGCGTCGGCTCCTGCAGGGATGAAGATCAACGAGCTGTTCGATCAGTCGGTCTTCGTCACCCATTCGGTCGATGGCGTGCTCCGCGAGGGCGCGATCGCGGCGGGCCTCACGGCGCTGATGATCTTGCTGTTTCTGGGATCGTGGCGATCGACACTGGTCGTCTTGATCTCGATCCCGCTGGCGATGCTGTCTTCGCTGGTCGTGCTGTACTGTCTCGGCGAGACCTTGAACACGATGACGCTCGGCGGGCTTGCACTCGCGGTCGGCATCCTGGTCGACGATTCCACGGTGACGATCGAGAACACGCACCGGCTCTGGACCGAGGAAGGCATGCCATTGGCTGATGCGACGCTGCACGGGGCGGCTGAAATCGCGGTGCCGACGCTCGTCTCCACGCTCGCCATCAGCTGTGTGTTCACCTCGGTCGTCTTTCTGGAAGGGCCGGCCAAATACCTCTTCACCCCGCTGGGTCTGGCGGTGGTGTTCGCGATGCTGGCGTCGTATGCGTTGTCGCGAACGCTGACGCCGATCACCATCGGCCTGCTGCTGAAGAGCGAACGGCGCCATGGCGAGGGCGGAAGCCCGTCGGGCATCTTCGGCCGCGCCTCGGCGATGTTCGAGCGCGGGTTCGAACGTCTGCGCAACGGTTACTCCGACCTGCTGTTGACGTTGCTTCGGCATCGCGTCGTTGTGCCGGTCGTCGCGGTCCTGGTGCTGGGGCTCGGGGCCACCATGTTCGTCTTTGTCGGCAGGGACTTCTATCCCCTGATCGACGGCGGCCAGATCCAGCTCCACGTTCGGGCGCCCGCGGGCACCCGCATCGAGAAGACGGAAGCGATCTTCCAGGCGGTCGAAGACAAGATCCGCGAAGTGATTCCGGAGCGGGACCGGGCGCTGATCGTCGACAATATCGGGCTTCCGGCGCGTCCCTACAATCTCGCATTCACCGACGGCTCGACGATCGGCGTGAACGACGGCATCATTCTCGTGTCGCTCAAGGACGGACACAAGCCGACCGCGGACTACGTCAGGAAACTGCGCCAGGTGCTGCCGGAGGCATTCCCGGAGGATACGTTCTATTTCCAGGCGGCCGACATCGTGACGCAGATCCTGAACTTCGGCCTTCCGGCGCAGATCGATGTCCGCACGGTTGGCTACGGCGCCAACAATCTGGCCGTGGCCAAGGAGCTGCAGAAGAGCCTCGCGGCGATCCCCGGGGTCGTCGATGCGCATCTGCAGCAGGAAGTCGATGCTCCGGCGTTCTATGCCGACATCGACCGCACCCGGGCTGCGCAGCTCGGGCTCAACGCCAGCACGGTGGCGACCAATATCAATGTCAGCCTCAGCTCGTCGGCTCAGGTCTCGCCGAACTTCTGGACCGATCCGACGTCGGGCATCCCGTATTATCTGGCCGTGCAGACGCCCGAATACAGGGCCAATTCGCTGAACGCACTGGGAAACACGCCGGTGTCGGCCTCGCTTGCCGCGAGCGGGCAGACGGTGCCCGGCCTCCTCAGCAATGTCGCGACGTTCAAGCGGGGGAGTGTCCCCACCAATTCGAACCAGGCCAACGTCCAGCCGGTGTTTGACGTCTATGCGAGCGTCCAGGGTCGCGATCTCGGCGGCGTCGCGGCCGATATCAACAAGGTCACCTCCACACTCCAGAAGCAGCTCCAGCCGGGTAATTCGATCCAGGTCCTGGGACAGATCCAGAGCATGAATCAGTCGTTCCGCAATCTCGGAATCGGCCTGCTGTTTGCCGCCATCCTGGTCTACCTGCTGATGGTCGTGAACTACCAGAACTTCGGCGATCCCTTCGTCGTCATCATGGCGCTGCCGGCGACCTTGTGCGGCATCGTGACGATGCTGTTCATCACCGGAACGACGCTGAACGTGCCTTCGCTGATGGGGGCGATCATGGCGGTCGGCGTGGCCTCCGCAAATTCGATCCTGCTCGTAACGTTCGCGCGTGATGAGCAATTGAAGGGACATTCCGCGTTCCAGGCGGCGCTGAGCGCGGGCCGCACCAGGATCCGGCCGGTCCTGATGACTGCTGCCGCGATGATCGTGGGCATGATCCCGATGGCGCTCGGAGGTCCGGGCGAGGAGCAGAACGCCGCGCTGGCGCGCGCGGTGATCGGCGGACTGCTGTTCGCAACCCCGACGACATTGCTGATCGTGCCGTACCTCTTTGCCATGCTGCGCAAAGGTAACGATGGCAAGCCTCACCACGGCGTATTCGAGGAGCAACCGGAATGA
- the rpoH gene encoding RNA polymerase sigma factor RpoH: MQIRHEVVRNSAMAVAAGAPSAPFLSAYSAAIKRFELLEPGHEQQLARRWQETRDRGAVNALVTSHLRLAAKVARGYKGYGLPLADVIAEANLGLVIAASRFEPGRGARFSTYAVWWIKASVHEYILRSWSLVRIGTTAAQKKLFFKLRSEMRKAAGGAMAALTPDVAETIAERLDVTAREVIEMDSRLNGDMSLNARVGDDEQGTEWEALLVDQTIDAETVLADHEQTERRTNALRAALGMLTARERHILEARRLAECPVTLDQLGFELSISSERVRQIEIRAFAKVRRAAILAVQDAARKRPDGVSGSRPRELTAP, translated from the coding sequence ATGCAGATCCGCCACGAAGTAGTGAGGAATAGTGCCATGGCTGTCGCGGCCGGAGCACCATCGGCCCCTTTCCTCAGCGCCTATTCCGCGGCCATCAAGCGCTTTGAACTGCTTGAGCCCGGTCACGAGCAGCAGCTTGCACGCCGCTGGCAAGAGACGCGGGACCGCGGCGCTGTGAACGCGCTCGTCACGAGCCATCTCCGGCTCGCAGCCAAAGTGGCACGCGGCTACAAGGGGTACGGTCTGCCCTTGGCCGATGTGATCGCGGAGGCAAATCTCGGCCTCGTCATCGCGGCGTCACGTTTCGAACCCGGCCGCGGTGCGCGGTTCTCCACCTATGCGGTTTGGTGGATCAAGGCCTCGGTTCACGAATACATCCTGCGCTCGTGGTCCCTGGTCAGGATCGGTACGACGGCAGCGCAGAAGAAGCTGTTCTTCAAGCTCCGTAGCGAGATGAGGAAAGCCGCGGGCGGCGCGATGGCGGCGCTCACGCCCGATGTCGCCGAGACGATCGCGGAAAGGCTCGACGTCACGGCGCGTGAGGTGATCGAGATGGATTCCCGCCTGAACGGTGACATGTCGCTGAACGCGCGCGTTGGCGATGACGAGCAAGGAACCGAGTGGGAAGCGTTGCTGGTCGATCAGACGATCGACGCGGAGACGGTGCTCGCCGATCATGAGCAGACGGAGCGCCGTACCAATGCCTTGCGCGCTGCGCTGGGCATGCTGACGGCGCGCGAGCGTCATATTCTGGAGGCGAGGCGGCTGGCGGAATGCCCTGTTACGCTGGACCAGCTCGGATTCGAGCTTTCGATCTCCAGCGAACGGGTTCGGCAGATCGAGATCCGCGCCTTTGCCAAGGTCAGGCGAGCCGCCATTCTTGCGGTGCAGGATGCGGCACGCAAGCGCCCCGACGGCGTCTCGGGCTCACGGCCGCGGGAGCTCACCGCTCCATGA